Proteins encoded together in one Cicer arietinum cultivar CDC Frontier isolate Library 1 chromosome 4, Cicar.CDCFrontier_v2.0, whole genome shotgun sequence window:
- the LOC101498259 gene encoding formin-like protein 11 — MSCGFLTMIFIIIITLLIPLSSSQRTHILNVGGFINAARSFHVQSLQDMYFMKENNEQQENENQVEKISGLDENEVKQGFIVEKFRSLLGLRSFHKRVSSNLDSSEFLTPSPSPSPNIEAESPSPAPSPVMHLHPHFHHQRHHFYWKQTPKKLHHDDDRGRVKRILVAVFVSLGVAAFFGAFGLILFCRKLTNHKKKPKRTMPLCNNTKGGFQNSSNNNKVSSNQRLDLFYLESLGEDIEQHGCTLKKTSSENNGLDYDNIVINSSTKEIVSVHEEVELVKHENEDKIVDEDCCNSSDDESFHSFVDSQSNTRLSNGSLSDTHTLSPQDSFSLLPKDQFPNSPQNLISNTHSQQKHEDQEIEETFDQCPKTSSSPPLPPTPPPPPPTPPLQMPLFSLHSLTSSSRVSSHSPLSLTSSHTLSSPINSETFSGSNHQSPEKDSFSPSTPNQTKSPLTNKIPPPPCPPPPFPKGAKTPPPPPSQFPQFTPLGKDGSPLPKLKPLHWDKVRAAPNRTMVWDKLRSSSFEFDEEMIESLFGYNLQNSMKNEESKSKTPSPSKHVLEPKRLQNITILSKALNATAEQVCDALMQGKGLCLQQLEALVKMVPTKEEEAKLFNYKGDINELGSAEKFVREVLSVPFAFQRVQTMLFKETFDDEVVHLKNSFSMLEEACKELRSSRLFLKLLEAVLKTGNRMNVGTIRGGARAFKLDALLKLADVKGTDGKTNLLHFVVQEIVRSEGIRVSDSIMGKISTKSNNRNRTEEEKEEDYRKMGLELVSGLSTELYNVKKTATIDLDVLASSVSNLKEGMVRLQHLVEKELLEDEVSYNFVVNMKMFLQYGEGNLKELEGDEDRVLTRVKEITEYFHGDVSKEDNPLRIFVIVRDFMGMLDNVCKELRRSKTTRAPNPLAPFR; from the exons atgagttgtgGTTTTCTTACAATGATCtttatcattatcatcacacTCTTGATTCCTCTATCATCATCACAAAGAACTCACATTTTGAATGTTGGTGGTTTCATCAATGCAGCTAGAAGCTTCCATGTTCAAAGCTTACAAGACATGTATTTCATGAAGGAGAATAATGAACAACAAGAAAATGAAAACCAAGTTGAGAAAATCTCAGGATTAGATGAGAATGAAGTGAAACAAGGTTTTATTGTTGAAAAGTTTAGATCTTTACTTGGATTAAGAAGTTTCCACAAAAGGGTATCTTCAAATCTTGATTCTTCTGAGTTTCTCACACCATCACCTTCTCCGTCACCAAATATTGAAGCTGAATCTCCTTCTCCAGCACCTTCACCAGTAATGCATTTGCATCCTCATTTTCATCATCAAAGACATCATTTTTATTGGAAGCAAACACCTAAAAAGCTTCatcatgatgatgatagagGCAGGGTTAAAAGAATACTAGTAgctgtttttgtgtcattaggAGTTGCTGCATTTTTTGGTGCTTTTGGCTTAATCTTATTCTGCAGGAAACTCACAAATCacaaaaagaaaccaaaaagGACAATGCCACTTTGCAACAATACAAAAGGTGGTTTTCAAAATTCATCAAACAATAATAAGGTTAGTTCAAATCAACGATTAGATCTGTTTTATCTTGAATCTTTAGGTGAAGATATTGAACAACATGGCTGTACTTTGAAAAAGACTAGTAGTGAGAATAATGGTTTAGATTATgataatattgttataaattctTCCACTAAGGAAATTGTGTCGGTTCATGAAGAAGTTGAATTAGTAAAACATGAAAATGAAGATAaaattgttgatgaagattGTTGTAATTCATCAGATGATGAAAGTTTTCATTCATTTGTTGATTCACAATCAAATACAAGACTTTCTAATGGTAGCCTTAGTGACACACACACTTTGTCACCTCAAGATTCATTTTCATTATTACCAAAAGACCAATTTCCTAATTCTCCTCAAAACTTAATCTCAAACACACATTCTCAACAAAAACATGAAGACCAAGAGATTGAAGAAACCTTTGACCAATGTCCAAAAACATCTTCTTCACCACCACTTCCTCCTACACCCCCTCCACCACCACCGACACCCCCCTTGCAAATGCCACTATTTTCTTTACATTCTCTAACATCATCATCTAGAGTTTCATCTCACTCTCCACTTTCATTAACATCTTCTCATACCTTATCATCTCCTATAAATTCAGAAACTTTTTCAGGATCAAATCATCAAAGTCCTGAAAAAGATTCATTTTCTCCATCTACACCTAACCAAACAAAATCTCCTCTTACCAACAAAATTCCACCACCACCATGCCCTCCTCCTCCATTTCCAAAAGGTGCCAAAACACCACCTCCTCCACCGTCTCAATTCCCTCAATTTACACCACTTGGTAAAGATGGTTCACCACTTCCAAAACTCAAACCACTTCATTGGGACAAAGTAAGAGCAGCACCAAATAGGACAATGGTTTGGGACAAACTAAGATCAAGCTCATTTGA GTTTGATGAGGAAATGATTGAGTCACTTTTTGGGTACAATTTacaaaattcaatgaaaaatgaGGAAAGTAAGAGTAAAACTCCATCTCCAAGCAAGCATGTACTTGAGCCAAAAAGGTTGCAGAACATAACAATACTATCAAAAGCTCTGAATGCGACAGCTGAACAAGTATGTGATGCATTAATGCAAG GGAAGGGATTGTGTTTGCAACAATTAGAGGCATTGGTGAAAATGGTACCTACCAAAGAAGAAGAGGCTAAGCTATTCAATTATAAAGGTGACATCAATGAATTGGGGTCCGCCGAAAAGTTTGTGAGGGAAGTGCTTAGTGTACCATTTGCTTTTCAACGAGTTCAAACCATGCTTTTCAAAGAGACTTTTGATGATGAAGTTGTTCACCTAAAGAACTCATTTTCAATGCTAGAG GAGGCATGCAAGGAGCTAAGATCAAGCAGACTCTTCTTAAAACTTCTAGAAGCAGTACTCAAAACAGGAAACAGAATGAACGTTGGAACAATAAGGGGAGGTGCAAGAGCATTTAAGCTCGACGCGCTTCTCAAGCTAGCAGATGTTAAAGGAACCGATGGAAAAACCAATTTACTCCACTTTGTCGTTCAAGAAATTGTTCGTTCAGAAGGAATCAGAGTTTCAGACAGCATAATGGGAAAAATAAGCACAAAAAGCAACAACAGAAACAGAACAgaagaagagaaagaagaagattACAGAAAAATGGGACTGGAATTAGTGTCTGGTCTCAGCACTGAATTATACAATGTTAAAAAGACAGCAACGATTGACTTAGATGTTCTTGCTAGTTCCGTTTCGAATCTAAAAGAAGGAATGGTTAGGCTGCAACATTTGGTGGAAAAAGAGTTGCTTGAGGATGAAGTAAGCTATAATTTTGTGGTGAATATGAAGATGTTTTTGCAATATGGTGAAGGAAATTTGAAGGAGTTGGAAGGTGATGAAGATAGAGTTTTGACACGTGTTAAGGAAATAACAGAGTATTTTCATGGTGATGTTAGTAAAGAGGATAATCCATTAAGAATATTTGTGATAGTGAGAGATTTTATGGGAATGTTGGATAATGTTTGTAAAGAGCTTAGAAGGTCTAAAACTACACGTGCACCAAACCCTCTTGCTCCTTTCAGATAG